A single Phragmites australis chromosome 4, lpPhrAust1.1, whole genome shotgun sequence DNA region contains:
- the LOC133916686 gene encoding ADP-ribosylation factor-like protein 8a, which translates to MGFWEAFLNWLRSLFFKQEMELSLIGLQNAGKTSLVNAVATGGFSEDMIPTVGFNMRKVTKGNVTIKLWDLGGQPRFRSMWERYCRAVSAIVYVVDAADRENMAIAKGELHDLLSKPSLTGIPLLVIGNKIDKPEAFPKQSFTEVMGLKTITDREVACFMISCKNSTNIDSVIDWLVKHSKKKN; encoded by the exons CCTCTTCTTCAAGCAAGAGATGGAGCTTTCCTTGATAGGGCTCCAAAATGCTGGGAAAACGTCACTTGTGAATGCCGTTGCT ACAGGAGGCTTTAGTGAAGATATGATTCCTACTGTAGGATTCAATATGAGAAAGGTAACCAAAGGAAATGTCACAATAAAATTGTGGGATCTTGGAGGCCAGCCAAGGTTCCGGAGCATGTGGGAGAGATACTGCCGTGCAGTTTCTGCAATTGT GTATGTTGTTGATGCGGCAGATCGAGAAAACATGGCCATTGCAAAAGGCGAGCTCCATGACCTCTTGAGCAAGCCATCTTTGACTGGGATCCCTTTACTAGTCATTGGGAATAAAATTGACAAGCCTGAAGCTTTCCCTAAGCAAAGCTTCACAGAAGTGAT GGGCCTGAAGACTATTACTGACCGAGAAGTGGCGTGCTTCATGATATCATGCAAGAACTCGACCAACATCGATTCTGTCATCGACTGGCTCGTGAAGCACTCAAAAAAGAAGAATTGA